Proteins from a single region of Lysinibacillus sp. JNUCC-52:
- a CDS encoding polyprenyl synthetase family protein: MGDIDVRINESLDSLIENNSMLGDEIKSMLKSFKAEKKEMGYAFGKLCYWHYEAFVDSLNEEIYIVAAAIELLILSYDIIDDLQDKDTDYIWSKTPELSLNAALALLVMSSRAIHETSFEHKGIAIRLLEQYALRSINGQQLDVLNACRDEQSYLQMIDQKSGSLTAMSCVIGEALAKGMVTAEIEEYGKYIGIIQQIKNDILDLKTWGPKNDLLNRKYSLPIIYLMAQKNSVSKSVINYYNKDIVTFLDNIVTEHELTNSGAIRYAVAIKNLYKIKALNNLEKVAINKLGKEYLIKLMK; the protein is encoded by the coding sequence TAAAGTCAATGCTTAAAAGTTTTAAAGCAGAAAAAAAAGAGATGGGTTATGCATTTGGAAAACTATGCTATTGGCATTATGAAGCATTTGTTGATTCTTTAAATGAAGAGATATATATAGTTGCTGCGGCTATTGAACTTCTAATTTTATCCTATGATATTATTGATGATTTGCAGGATAAAGATACGGACTATATTTGGAGCAAAACACCTGAACTTTCTTTAAATGCAGCACTTGCCTTACTCGTCATGTCATCGAGAGCTATACATGAGACATCATTTGAACATAAAGGTATAGCCATTCGTCTACTGGAACAATATGCGTTACGTAGCATTAATGGTCAGCAGTTAGATGTACTGAATGCTTGTCGAGATGAACAATCCTACTTACAAATGATTGACCAAAAATCAGGGTCACTTACAGCAATGAGTTGCGTCATTGGGGAGGCACTTGCAAAAGGGATGGTGACTGCTGAAATTGAGGAGTACGGGAAATACATAGGTATTATCCAACAAATAAAAAACGATATTTTAGATTTAAAAACTTGGGGACCTAAAAATGATCTATTAAATAGAAAGTATTCATTACCAATTATTTATCTAATGGCACAAAAAAATAGTGTATCAAAATCTGTGATAAACTATTATAATAAAGATATAGTTACATTTTTGGATAATATTGTTACAGAACATGAGTTGACAAATAGCGGTGCAATACGTTATGCAGTTGCAATTAAAAATCTCTATAAAATAAAAGCATTGAATAATCTTGAAAAAGTTGCTATAAACAAGTTAGGTAAAGAATACCTAATAAAACTAATGAAATGA
- a CDS encoding sensor histidine kinase yields the protein MLAISVYVLLGFYLLYVPYSKPYLGIDLIEENGNWVIEHSHDQLVDGQKISAGDIILKVDNVQIDDISYIKYDFTIRAANSLTILKSNGEKIHITPTGLDFTERFYYILLIPACYYFLTLFVVCYLHYKQKNTSLLRLLILFMLTVSMAYVSIGASGSLDIVGIMVNRGSMLLCLVLLLHFLRNYYSFLNANWLLFNNIKLFYLLPIFAMLLSYIGIINNNLHNLLSYVVLGVFLVLLILILIILLFSYFKFKSPQLKILLNSVMIPFLPFLFLYALPNILFHHPVLSAEISALFLLFIPFSFIFTQLAERLFDIEYHITRLRYYVIFSVIFTAWFTFGLYWIAGKFLTMTIMSGVSLFTFLSLIVLFYIKEKVDYRKRKILFSTKGDYIHQLYTAVDRIGKTIKLDELLEKFAQEVSLHLELEHVFVLTYDYDTNQFTSMVEGKIPINPMLMEDLKLGEIRKIDKVYLAFLHQDAHYKRALVLGHNNSIHLKDEELLWLELLLLYVNNFIENTKMVEELLEELKHMKQADESQLPWLNKLLWLRFEEEKYQLAQELHDTNLQEQLHIAREVDVLINAKDTTEIQQKLVKIHTQMVSSLHDLRAYCENLKPPLLDTLGLNAALEKLIRKVTERANFLLIYTIDRLYLEDERMNLMIYRLFQELLNNALKHSYATTVEIHLKEMDNGFEVIYKDDGVGCNVNDIIVADSMGIRGMQERVKAFDGQFYIDTQVNEGMSIRITVKEGSDTLDNNAHSG from the coding sequence ATGCTTGCTATAAGTGTTTACGTATTGCTAGGTTTCTACCTGCTATATGTTCCTTATAGCAAGCCTTATTTGGGTATAGATTTGATCGAGGAAAATGGAAATTGGGTAATAGAGCATTCACATGATCAATTAGTGGATGGGCAGAAAATCTCTGCAGGGGACATCATTTTAAAAGTTGATAATGTTCAAATAGACGACATTTCTTATATAAAGTATGATTTTACAATTAGGGCGGCAAATTCATTAACAATATTAAAGTCTAACGGGGAAAAAATTCATATTACTCCTACTGGTTTAGATTTTACTGAACGGTTTTACTATATATTGCTTATCCCTGCCTGCTATTATTTCCTTACATTATTTGTTGTTTGTTATTTGCATTATAAACAAAAAAACACTTCACTTTTAAGATTGCTTATTTTATTTATGCTAACAGTTTCCATGGCATATGTGAGTATAGGAGCATCTGGTAGTCTCGATATCGTGGGCATTATGGTCAATCGAGGTAGTATGTTGTTATGTTTAGTATTACTTTTACATTTTTTAAGAAACTATTATTCATTTTTAAATGCCAATTGGTTACTTTTTAATAATATTAAATTGTTTTATCTATTGCCTATCTTTGCGATGCTACTTAGCTATATTGGTATTATTAATAACAATTTGCACAACCTTCTTTCGTATGTTGTTTTAGGCGTTTTTTTAGTTTTACTTATTTTAATACTTATTATTTTATTGTTTAGCTATTTTAAATTTAAATCACCCCAGTTAAAAATTTTATTGAATAGTGTAATGATTCCATTTCTTCCATTCTTGTTTCTGTATGCACTTCCGAATATTTTATTTCATCATCCCGTACTTTCCGCTGAAATCAGTGCTTTATTTTTATTATTTATTCCATTTAGCTTTATTTTTACACAACTAGCGGAACGATTATTTGACATTGAATATCATATTACAAGGCTTCGTTACTATGTCATATTTTCTGTAATTTTTACTGCATGGTTTACTTTTGGTTTGTATTGGATTGCTGGCAAATTTTTAACGATGACGATAATGTCGGGTGTTTCATTGTTTACTTTTTTATCGTTAATTGTTCTTTTCTACATAAAAGAAAAGGTAGATTATCGCAAACGCAAAATTTTGTTTTCGACTAAAGGGGACTATATACATCAGTTGTATACGGCTGTAGATAGAATCGGTAAAACAATTAAATTAGACGAGCTTCTAGAAAAGTTTGCCCAGGAAGTTTCGCTGCACCTAGAGCTTGAGCATGTATTTGTATTGACCTATGACTATGACACAAATCAATTTACTTCAATGGTTGAGGGAAAGATTCCGATAAATCCTATGCTAATGGAAGATTTAAAATTAGGAGAAATACGGAAAATTGACAAAGTCTATCTAGCTTTCCTCCATCAAGATGCTCATTACAAAAGAGCCTTAGTATTGGGGCATAACAATTCAATTCATTTAAAAGATGAAGAGCTTTTATGGCTCGAATTGCTCCTGTTATACGTAAATAACTTTATTGAAAATACAAAAATGGTGGAAGAATTGTTAGAGGAACTAAAGCATATGAAGCAAGCAGATGAAAGTCAATTACCTTGGCTAAATAAGCTATTATGGCTTAGGTTTGAAGAGGAGAAATATCAACTAGCTCAAGAATTACATGATACTAATTTACAAGAGCAACTCCATATTGCTCGAGAAGTTGATGTTTTAATAAATGCAAAAGATACTACAGAAATCCAACAAAAACTAGTAAAGATTCATACACAAATGGTTTCATCGCTACATGATTTAAGAGCTTATTGCGAAAACTTAAAGCCCCCACTATTAGATACATTAGGGCTAAATGCTGCTTTAGAAAAGCTCATACGAAAAGTAACGGAAAGAGCTAACTTTCTGTTAATTTATACAATAGATCGCCTTTATTTAGAAGATGAACGAATGAATTTAATGATCTATCGTCTATTTCAAGAATTACTCAATAATGCTTTGAAACATTCCTATGCGACAACAGTTGAAATTCATCTCAAGGAAATGGACAATGGTTTTGAAGTCATTTATAAGGACGATGGAGTAGGATGTAATGTGAATGATATTATTGTCGCTGATTCGATGGGAATCCGAGGTATGCAAGAGCGTGTAAAAGCCTTTGATGGACAATTTTACATTGATACTCAAGTTAATGAAGGGATGTCTATTAGAATTACAGTAAAAGAAGGAAGTGACACACTTGATAACAATGCTCATAGTGGATGA
- the comX gene encoding competence pheromone ComX, with the protein MINVIQYLEENPALVPLLKEQKVALIGVSAIEQQAILDSFEDVLCLRDPIWN; encoded by the coding sequence ATGATTAATGTAATTCAGTATCTAGAAGAGAACCCAGCACTAGTACCACTGTTAAAAGAACAAAAAGTTGCATTAATAGGTGTTTCAGCAATTGAACAGCAGGCAATACTTGACTCATTCGAAGATGTACTATGCTTAAGAGACCCTATTTGGAATTAA